In a genomic window of Pieris brassicae chromosome 7, ilPieBrab1.1, whole genome shotgun sequence:
- the LOC123711643 gene encoding alpha-(1,3)-fucosyltransferase C-like isoform X2: MNLNKTMNGERRTYVTMWRIKCLCVLLFGIALLQTFAEVYRKADRLPNETKFILLWTTEELAPFYILGQGQRKFIEKNCAYINCYVTSDRYLFDGDTTKFDAVAFNGRSLVTMSKSQLPHRRSDHQKFIYFNMESADNYPICSPYFDDFFNWTSTYRLDSDIPFPYLQVRYRDGEIIGPKAGMDWDETEGIIDEDLFYRIQNKTKAVAWFVSNCKSRSHRLQLAKDLQRSLSVYGYSVDIYGKCGPYTCPREQENSCNSILEKDYFFYLAFENSFSEDYVTEKLLTALQHDVVPIVFGGADYSRFLPPGSYLDARKSTPEELASTIVTLIEYPKTYSHYLSWKRKFTYKNPMYDDNVCAVCAALNERMDKHTTYKDFRSWWVPNYEKRCAE, encoded by the exons ATGAATCTAAACAAAACAATGAATGGCGAGAGACGAACATATGTAACGATGTGGCGAATAAAATGCCTATGTGTACTTCTCTTCGGCATAGCATTGTTACAAAC ATTCGCGGAAGTATACAGAAAGGCGGATAGACTGCCGAATGAAACTAAATTTATCCTACTCTGGACCACGGAAGAGCTTGCACCGTTCTACATACTCGGTCAAGGACAGAGGAAATTCATCGAGAAGAACTGTGCATATATCAACTGTTATGTCACTTCAGATCGATACCTATTCGACGGAGACACCACTAAATTCGACGCTGTTGCTTTCAACGGAAGGTCTTTAGTGACAATGTCGAAATCACAACTACCCCATCGACGTAGTGATCACCAAAAGTTTATATACTTCAATATGGAATCAGCAGACAATTATCCTATCTGTTCCCCatattttgatgattttttcaACTGGACATCTACGTATCGCCTGGATTCGGACATTCCCTTTCCGTATTTGCAAGTAAGATATAGAGATGGTGAGATAATTGGACCTAAAGCAGGAATGGATTGGGATGAAACAGAGGGTATTATTGATGAAGATCTGTTCTATCGTATTCAGAATAAGACAAAGGCAGTGGCTTGGTTTGTTTCTAATTGTAAAAGTAGAAGTCACAGACTACAACTAGCTAAAGATTTGCAAAGATCTCTCTCTGTGTATGGGTATAGCGTGGATATTTATGGTAAATGTGGTCCGTACACATGTCCCCGAGAACAAGAAAATAGCTGCAATTCTATTCTGGAAAAGGATTACTTCTTTTACCTGGCATTTGAGAATTCGTTTTCCGAAGATTACGTTACTGAGAAACTGTTAACTGCATTGCAGCATGATGTGGTACCAATTGTTTTTGGAGGTGCTGATTATTCAAG GTTTCTGCCCCCCGGTTCGTATCTAGATGCGCGAAAGTCTACACCAGAGGAATTAGCATCAACTATAGTCACACTTATCGAATACCCCAAAACGTATAGTCATTACCTGAGCTGGAAACGAAAGTTTACTTATAAGAACCCAATGTATGACGATAATGTTTGCGCCGTTTGCGCTGCTTTAAATGAAAGGATGGACAAACATACAACGTACAAGGATTTTAGATCATGGTGGGTTCCCAATTATGAAAAAAGATGTGCTGAATGA
- the LOC123711643 gene encoding alpha-(1,3)-fucosyltransferase C-like isoform X1, whose product MPMCTSLRHSIVTNVRQMLTPRSFFIITCISFTISVTWIQFVDKRIYSYQNESLIQEALENVARDYRFAEVYRKADRLPNETKFILLWTTEELAPFYILGQGQRKFIEKNCAYINCYVTSDRYLFDGDTTKFDAVAFNGRSLVTMSKSQLPHRRSDHQKFIYFNMESADNYPICSPYFDDFFNWTSTYRLDSDIPFPYLQVRYRDGEIIGPKAGMDWDETEGIIDEDLFYRIQNKTKAVAWFVSNCKSRSHRLQLAKDLQRSLSVYGYSVDIYGKCGPYTCPREQENSCNSILEKDYFFYLAFENSFSEDYVTEKLLTALQHDVVPIVFGGADYSRFLPPGSYLDARKSTPEELASTIVTLIEYPKTYSHYLSWKRKFTYKNPMYDDNVCAVCAALNERMDKHTTYKDFRSWWVPNYEKRCAE is encoded by the exons ATGCCTATGTGTACTTCTCTTCGGCATAGCATTGTTACAAACGTAAGACAAATGTTGACACCGCGGTCATTTTTCATCATCACCTGCATAAGTTTCACAATTTCAGTGACTTGGATCCAATTCGTGGACAAAAGAATATATTCATACCAGAACGAAAGTTTGATTCAAGAGGCCCTTGAAAATGTCGCTCGCGATTACAGATTCGCGGAAGTATACAGAAAGGCGGATAGACTGCCGAATGAAACTAAATTTATCCTACTCTGGACCACGGAAGAGCTTGCACCGTTCTACATACTCGGTCAAGGACAGAGGAAATTCATCGAGAAGAACTGTGCATATATCAACTGTTATGTCACTTCAGATCGATACCTATTCGACGGAGACACCACTAAATTCGACGCTGTTGCTTTCAACGGAAGGTCTTTAGTGACAATGTCGAAATCACAACTACCCCATCGACGTAGTGATCACCAAAAGTTTATATACTTCAATATGGAATCAGCAGACAATTATCCTATCTGTTCCCCatattttgatgattttttcaACTGGACATCTACGTATCGCCTGGATTCGGACATTCCCTTTCCGTATTTGCAAGTAAGATATAGAGATGGTGAGATAATTGGACCTAAAGCAGGAATGGATTGGGATGAAACAGAGGGTATTATTGATGAAGATCTGTTCTATCGTATTCAGAATAAGACAAAGGCAGTGGCTTGGTTTGTTTCTAATTGTAAAAGTAGAAGTCACAGACTACAACTAGCTAAAGATTTGCAAAGATCTCTCTCTGTGTATGGGTATAGCGTGGATATTTATGGTAAATGTGGTCCGTACACATGTCCCCGAGAACAAGAAAATAGCTGCAATTCTATTCTGGAAAAGGATTACTTCTTTTACCTGGCATTTGAGAATTCGTTTTCCGAAGATTACGTTACTGAGAAACTGTTAACTGCATTGCAGCATGATGTGGTACCAATTGTTTTTGGAGGTGCTGATTATTCAAG GTTTCTGCCCCCCGGTTCGTATCTAGATGCGCGAAAGTCTACACCAGAGGAATTAGCATCAACTATAGTCACACTTATCGAATACCCCAAAACGTATAGTCATTACCTGAGCTGGAAACGAAAGTTTACTTATAAGAACCCAATGTATGACGATAATGTTTGCGCCGTTTGCGCTGCTTTAAATGAAAGGATGGACAAACATACAACGTACAAGGATTTTAGATCATGGTGGGTTCCCAATTATGAAAAAAGATGTGCTGAATGA